A single region of the Rattus rattus isolate New Zealand chromosome 8, Rrattus_CSIRO_v1, whole genome shotgun sequence genome encodes:
- the Ss18l2 gene encoding SS18-like protein 2 — protein MSVIFAPDWLRGKAKVNQETIQRLLEENDQLIRCIVEYQNKGRANECVQYQHVLHRNLIYLATIADANTSSLTKAVE, from the exons ATGTCCGTCATCTTCGCTCCTGACTGGTTACGCGGCAAGGCCAAGGTCAACCAGGAGACTATCCAGCGG CTCCTGGAGGAGAATGACCAGCTGATCCGCTGTATCGTGGAGTATCAGAACAAGGGTCGAGCGAACGAGTGCGTCCA GTATCAGCATGTGTTACATAGAAATCTCATTTATTTGGCCACCATCGCAGACGCCAACACAAGCAGTCTTACAAAGGCAGTGGAATAG